One stretch of Streptomyces agglomeratus DNA includes these proteins:
- the galE gene encoding UDP-glucose 4-epimerase GalE translates to MSQHKYLVTGGAGYVGSVVAAHLLEAGHEVTVLDDLSTGFREGVPAGAAFIEGRIQDAARWLDASYDGVLHFAAFSQVGESVVDPEKYWTNNVGGTMALLAAMRDAGVRKLVFSSTAATYGEPLSTPITEAAPTAPTSPYGASKLAVDHMIGGESAAHGLAAVSLRYFNVAGAYGNCGERHDPESHLIPLVLQVAQGRRESIAVYGDDYPTPDGTCVRDYIHVADLAEAHLLALDAAEPGNHLICNLGNGNGFSVREVVETVRKVTGHPVPETPAPRRAGDPAVLVASADTAREKLGWKPSRADLAGIVADAWAFARRAERDA, encoded by the coding sequence GTGAGCCAGCACAAGTACTTGGTCACGGGCGGCGCGGGATACGTGGGCAGCGTGGTCGCGGCCCACCTCCTGGAGGCCGGCCACGAGGTGACCGTCCTCGACGACCTCTCCACCGGCTTCCGCGAGGGCGTCCCGGCCGGCGCCGCGTTCATCGAGGGCCGCATCCAGGACGCCGCGCGGTGGCTGGACGCCTCGTACGACGGCGTCCTGCACTTCGCCGCGTTCTCGCAGGTCGGCGAGTCCGTCGTCGACCCCGAGAAGTACTGGACGAACAACGTCGGCGGGACGATGGCGCTGCTCGCCGCGATGCGCGACGCAGGCGTCCGCAAGCTGGTCTTCTCCTCGACGGCCGCGACGTACGGGGAGCCCCTGTCCACGCCGATCACCGAGGCCGCGCCGACCGCGCCCACCAGTCCGTACGGCGCCTCCAAGCTGGCCGTCGACCACATGATCGGCGGCGAGAGCGCCGCCCACGGCCTCGCGGCCGTCTCGCTGCGCTACTTCAACGTCGCGGGCGCCTACGGGAACTGCGGCGAGCGCCACGACCCCGAGTCCCACCTCATCCCCCTCGTCCTCCAGGTGGCGCAGGGCCGGCGCGAGTCGATCGCGGTGTACGGCGACGACTACCCGACCCCCGACGGCACCTGTGTCCGCGACTACATCCACGTCGCCGACCTGGCCGAGGCGCACCTGCTGGCCCTGGACGCGGCCGAGCCGGGGAACCACCTGATCTGCAACCTCGGCAACGGCAACGGCTTCTCGGTCCGCGAGGTCGTGGAGACCGTACGCAAGGTCACCGGGCATCCCGTCCCCGAGACCCCGGCGCCGCGCCGGGCCGGCGACCCCGCCGTGCTCGTCGCGTCCGCCGACACGGCGCGCGAGAAGCTCGGCTGGAAGCCGTCCCGCGCGGACCTCGCGGGCATCGTCGCGGACGCGTGGGCGTTCGCCCGCCGTGCGGAGCGGGACGCATGA
- a CDS encoding sodium:solute symporter family protein — protein sequence MHYLAEGLRLPTNGLDYTILAIYFAVVLGIGFAARASVKTSLDFFLSGRSLPAWVTGLAFVAANLGATEILGMAATGAQYGVAVVHWYWIGAIPAMVFLGLVMMPFYYGSKVRSVPEFLLQRFDKSAHLLSSVLFAFAAILIAGVNLYALSIVVEALLGWPQWVSIVVAGFFVLAYITVGGLSSAVYNEVLQFFVILAALIPLTILGLKRVGGWDGLTGSLEQSHGGDFLTAWGGTGIGDANPLGANWLTIILGLGFVLSFGYWTTNFAEVQRALSAKNLSAARRTPLIAAFPKIFIVFLVMIPGLVAAVLVPKIGTAGSDLTYNDAIPLLMQELLPNGVLGIAVTGLLAAFMAGMAANVSSFNTVFTSDIWAKYVRPGRDDAYYLRFGRLITAIGVLASIGTAFIASSFSNIMSYLQTLFSFFNVPMFVVFIIGMFWKRASMKSGVWGLVAGTGAAMINYFWIYKQGIVDIPTDQGANFVSAIVGFVAGAVVMVVVTLFTAPKPEAELAGLVYGTRSPGLEEPPGEGDDAWYRKPALLGWGAIVIAALCYVPYSF from the coding sequence ATGCACTACCTGGCCGAAGGGCTACGGCTCCCCACCAACGGGCTCGACTACACGATTCTGGCGATCTACTTCGCCGTGGTCCTCGGCATCGGCTTCGCGGCCCGGGCCAGCGTGAAGACCAGCCTCGACTTCTTCCTCTCGGGCCGGTCCCTGCCGGCCTGGGTCACCGGTCTGGCGTTCGTCGCCGCCAACCTCGGCGCCACCGAGATACTCGGCATGGCCGCCACCGGCGCGCAGTACGGCGTGGCGGTCGTCCACTGGTACTGGATCGGCGCCATCCCCGCCATGGTCTTCCTCGGCCTGGTGATGATGCCCTTCTACTACGGCTCGAAGGTCCGCTCGGTCCCCGAGTTCCTGCTCCAGCGCTTCGACAAGTCGGCGCACCTGCTGAGCTCGGTCCTCTTCGCCTTCGCCGCCATCCTCATCGCGGGCGTGAACCTCTACGCGCTGTCGATCGTCGTGGAGGCGCTGCTCGGCTGGCCTCAGTGGGTGTCGATCGTCGTGGCCGGCTTCTTCGTCCTCGCGTACATCACGGTCGGCGGCCTCTCCTCGGCGGTCTACAACGAGGTGCTCCAGTTCTTCGTGATCCTCGCGGCCCTCATCCCGCTCACGATCCTCGGCCTGAAGCGGGTCGGCGGCTGGGACGGCCTGACCGGCTCGCTGGAGCAGAGCCACGGCGGCGACTTCCTCACCGCCTGGGGCGGCACGGGCATCGGCGACGCCAACCCGCTCGGCGCGAACTGGCTGACGATCATCCTCGGGCTCGGCTTCGTGCTGTCCTTCGGTTACTGGACGACCAACTTCGCCGAGGTCCAGCGCGCCCTGTCGGCGAAGAACCTGTCCGCCGCCAGGCGCACCCCGCTGATCGCCGCGTTCCCCAAGATCTTCATCGTGTTCCTGGTGATGATCCCCGGCCTGGTCGCCGCCGTGCTCGTGCCGAAGATAGGCACCGCCGGATCGGACCTGACGTACAACGACGCGATACCGCTGCTCATGCAGGAGCTGCTGCCGAACGGTGTGCTGGGCATCGCGGTGACCGGTCTGCTGGCCGCGTTCATGGCGGGCATGGCGGCGAACGTGTCGTCGTTCAACACCGTGTTCACCAGCGACATCTGGGCGAAGTACGTGAGGCCCGGCCGCGACGACGCGTACTACCTGCGCTTCGGCCGGCTGATCACGGCGATCGGCGTGCTGGCCTCCATCGGCACGGCCTTCATCGCCTCCAGCTTCTCCAACATCATGAGCTACCTCCAGACGCTCTTCTCCTTCTTCAACGTCCCGATGTTCGTGGTCTTCATCATCGGCATGTTCTGGAAGCGGGCGTCGATGAAGTCCGGAGTCTGGGGCCTGGTCGCGGGCACCGGCGCCGCGATGATCAACTACTTCTGGATCTACAAGCAGGGGATCGTCGACATCCCGACCGACCAGGGCGCCAACTTCGTCTCCGCGATCGTCGGTTTCGTCGCGGGCGCCGTCGTCATGGTCGTCGTCACCCTCTTCACCGCGCCGAAGCCGGAGGCGGAGCTGGCGGGCCTCGTGTACGGAACCCGCTCCCCGGGGCTGGAGGAGCCGCCCGGCGAGGGCGACGACGCCTGGTACCGCAAGCCCGCGCTGCTCGGCTGGGGCGCGATCGTCATCGCCGCCCTGTGCTACGTCCCGTACTCCTTCTGA
- the galT gene encoding galactose-1-phosphate uridylyltransferase codes for MKKTPTRLADGRELLYYDSRDDAVRDAVDPRPLEPVATTSQIRRDPLLGDRVAIASHRQARTYHPPADQCPLCPSRDGRHSEIPAADYEVAVFENRFPSLAGDAGRCEVVCFTSDHDASFADLTEERAGLVLDAWTDRTAELAGLPGVRQVFCFENRGAEIGVTLGHPHGQIYAYPFVTPRTAQMLRSVAAHRAETGRNLFDDVVARERAEGTRVVLEGEHWVAFVPYAAHWPYEVHLYPKRRVPDLRGLDDDARTEFPQLYLELLRRFDRIFGPGEPPTPYISAWHQAPFGPADFAPEFGLHLELFTIRRTSGKLKFLAGSESGMNVFINDVPPETAAARLREVASE; via the coding sequence GTGAAGAAGACACCGACGCGGCTGGCCGACGGCCGCGAGCTGCTCTACTACGACTCCCGCGACGACGCCGTACGCGACGCCGTGGACCCGCGCCCCCTCGAACCGGTCGCCACCACCTCGCAGATCCGCCGCGACCCGCTCCTCGGCGACCGTGTCGCCATCGCCTCGCACCGCCAGGCCCGCACCTACCACCCGCCCGCCGACCAGTGCCCGCTGTGCCCGTCGCGCGACGGGCGGCACAGCGAGATCCCGGCCGCCGACTACGAGGTGGCCGTCTTCGAGAACCGCTTCCCGTCACTGGCCGGGGACGCCGGACGCTGTGAGGTCGTGTGCTTCACCTCCGACCACGACGCGTCCTTCGCCGACCTCACCGAGGAACGGGCCGGTCTCGTCCTGGACGCGTGGACCGACAGGACGGCCGAGCTGGCCGGGCTGCCGGGGGTCCGACAGGTGTTCTGTTTTGAGAACCGGGGTGCGGAGATCGGCGTGACCCTCGGCCACCCGCACGGCCAGATCTACGCCTACCCCTTCGTCACCCCCCGCACGGCCCAGATGCTGCGCTCCGTGGCCGCGCACCGGGCGGAGACCGGCCGCAACCTCTTCGACGACGTCGTGGCAAGGGAGCGCGCCGAGGGCACCCGCGTGGTGCTGGAGGGCGAGCACTGGGTGGCCTTCGTGCCGTACGCCGCTCACTGGCCGTACGAGGTGCACCTCTACCCGAAGCGGCGCGTGCCCGACCTGCGCGGGCTCGACGACGACGCGCGCACAGAGTTCCCACAGCTCTATCTGGAACTGTTGCGCAGGTTCGACCGGATCTTCGGTCCCGGTGAGCCACCGACGCCGTACATCTCCGCCTGGCACCAGGCCCCGTTCGGCCCGGCCGATTTCGCACCCGAGTTCGGGCTCCACCTCGAGCTTTTCACCATCCGACGCACTTCGGGCAAGCTGAAGTTTCTCGCGGGTTCCGAATCCGGCATGAATGTGTTCATCAACGATGTGCCGCCGGAGACCGCGGCAGCGCGACTGCGAGAGGTAGCGAGCGAGTGA
- the galK gene encoding galactokinase — protein MTEPVAAAVARAFTDLYGAGPDGAWAAPGRVNLIGEYTDFNDGFVMPLALPHTAVAAVARRDDGVLRLHSADVDGGIVQLRADELAPPLAGGSWAAYPAGVVWALREAGHAVGGADIHLTSTVPTGAGLSSSAALEVVTALALNDLYELGLSPSWLAVVAQRAENAFVGVPCGIMDQTAAACCTEGHALHLDTRDLSSRQVPFDLAAHGLELLVVDTRVKHALGDGAYAERREGCEAGARALGVAALRDVPYAGLAEALASLGDERIRRYVRHVVTEDHRVERVIAHLDAGDPRAAGPLLTEGHASLRDDLRVSCAELDLVVATAHAAGALGARMTGGGFGGSAIVLAESSASDTITKSVTAAFDAAGLMPPRVFPAVPSRGAHRLA, from the coding sequence ATGACAGAGCCAGTCGCCGCGGCCGTCGCGCGGGCGTTCACCGACCTGTACGGCGCCGGGCCCGACGGGGCCTGGGCGGCGCCCGGCCGGGTCAACCTCATCGGCGAGTACACCGACTTCAACGACGGCTTCGTGATGCCGCTCGCCCTGCCGCACACGGCGGTCGCCGCCGTCGCGCGCCGCGACGACGGCGTACTGCGGCTGCACTCGGCGGACGTCGACGGCGGCATCGTCCAGCTGCGCGCGGACGAGCTCGCTCCGCCGCTCGCCGGCGGCAGCTGGGCGGCGTACCCGGCGGGTGTGGTGTGGGCGCTGCGGGAAGCGGGCCACGCCGTCGGCGGCGCCGACATCCATCTGACGTCGACGGTGCCGACGGGCGCGGGCCTCTCGTCGTCCGCCGCGCTGGAGGTGGTCACGGCGCTGGCCCTGAACGACCTCTACGAGCTGGGGCTTTCCCCGTCCTGGCTGGCGGTGGTCGCCCAGCGCGCCGAGAACGCCTTCGTCGGGGTTCCCTGCGGGATCATGGACCAGACGGCGGCGGCCTGCTGTACGGAGGGCCACGCGCTGCACCTGGACACCCGCGACCTGTCGAGCCGTCAGGTCCCCTTCGACCTGGCCGCCCACGGCCTCGAACTCCTGGTCGTGGACACGCGCGTCAAGCACGCGCTGGGCGACGGGGCGTACGCGGAACGCCGGGAGGGGTGCGAGGCGGGAGCGCGCGCGCTGGGTGTGGCGGCGCTGCGGGACGTGCCGTACGCGGGGCTGGCGGAGGCGCTGGCGTCACTGGGCGACGAGCGGATACGCCGCTACGTACGCCACGTGGTGACCGAGGACCACCGCGTGGAGCGGGTGATCGCCCACCTGGACGCGGGCGACCCGCGCGCGGCGGGCCCGCTGCTGACCGAGGGCCACGCGTCGCTGCGCGACGACCTCCGCGTCTCGTGCGCCGAGCTGGACCTGGTGGTCGCGACCGCCCATGCGGCGGGGGCGCTGGGGGCCCGGATGACGGGGGGCGGCTTCGGAGGATCAGCGATCGTCCTGGCGGAGTCGTCGGCGTCGGACACGATCACGAAGTCGGTGACAGCCGCCTTCGACGCGGCGGGCCTGATGCCGCCCCGGGTCTTCCCGGCG